A genomic segment from Antedon mediterranea chromosome 6, ecAntMedi1.1, whole genome shotgun sequence encodes:
- the LOC140051783 gene encoding uncharacterized protein, translating into MEDVSPVERATQTVEFGVDMSTQTHMCCADIDVLQAQSQALLQESPITELTFKNNNERTHFYTGLPSFAVLMLVFELVKSRFLSRTSVSRFQQLLIVLFKLRLNLRDQDIAYRFVPVLWKTMPMQFRIALESKVAVIIDCFEVFCEWPSSLEARAQLFSNYKHHNTVKFLIGCTPCGSISYLSAALEGCGTDKTITLTSDFFDYLLPGDVILADRGFDIKDDAGFYGCEAKIPAFKKGKQQLSALEVETTRKIAHLRIHMERVIGGVRQKYSILSSTLPIEYMTTDSTGIPKVDKIARTCCALFNLCPAIVRSG; encoded by the coding sequence ATGGAAGATGTTTCTCCTGTAGAACGAGCGACTCAAACAGTAGAGTTTGGTGTGGATATGTCAACACAGACACATATGTGTTGTGCTGACATAGATGTCTTACAGGCCCAGTCACAGGCCTTGTTACAGGAGTCGCCAATAACAGagttaacttttaaaaataacaatgagCGAACTCATTTCTACACAGGGTTGCCTTCATTTGCAGTATTGATGTTGGTTTTTGAACTAGTTAAAAGCAGATTCCTGAGTAGAACATCAGTAAGTCGATTTCAGCAGTTACTAATTGTACTGTTCAAACTTAGACTGAACCTTAGAGATCAGGACATTGCGTACCGATTTGTACCGGTGTTGTGGAAAACCATGCCAATGCAATTTCGAATTGCATTGGAGTCGAAGGTAGCAGTAATAATTGACTGTTTTGAGGTTTTTTGCGAGTGGCCCTCAAGTCTTGAAGCGAGGGCACAACTGTTTTCCAACTACAAGCACCACAATACAGTAAAGTTTTTAATTGGCTGCACTCCATGCGGGTCAATTTCATATTTGTCTGCAGCATTGGAAGGCTGTGGTACAGATAAGACCATAACATTGACATCAGATTTTTTTGATTATCTGCTACCTGGGGATGTCATCCTTGCCGACCGAGGTTTTGACATAAAAGATGATGCTGGGTTTTATGGTTGCGAAGCAAAGATTCCTGCTTTTAAGAAGGGAAAACAACAGCTGTCTGCTCTTGAGGTGGAAACCACAAGAAAAATTGCTCATTTACGAATTCATATGGAGAGGGTCATCGGTGGTGTCCGTCAAAAGTACTCAATTTTAAGTTCAACATTACCAATTGAGTACATGACAACAGACAGTACAGGCATACCTAAGGTTGACAAGATTGCCAGAACATGCTGTGCATTGTTTAATTTATGTCCTGCCATTGTTAGAAGTGGTTGA